The Nitriliruptor alkaliphilus DSM 45188 genome includes a region encoding these proteins:
- a CDS encoding thioesterase family protein — protein sequence MGRCDPGLKLARHLQVEDAHTALALGSGDVPVLGTPALLGLAESSCVDAIKDDLEEGQTSVGTWAEIEHLAATPVGETVCAHATLIGHHGRRLEFSVHIEQRGQTVAKVRHRRVLVDRERFLAKVPTAGASA from the coding sequence ATGGGTCGCTGCGATCCGGGGCTCAAGCTCGCCCGCCACCTCCAGGTCGAGGACGCTCACACCGCCCTCGCGCTCGGTTCCGGCGACGTGCCGGTGCTCGGCACCCCCGCGCTGCTCGGGCTCGCCGAGAGCTCCTGTGTGGACGCGATCAAGGACGATCTCGAGGAGGGGCAGACCTCGGTCGGGACCTGGGCCGAGATCGAGCACCTCGCCGCCACCCCCGTGGGTGAGACGGTCTGTGCCCACGCCACCTTGATCGGCCACCACGGTCGGCGGCTGGAGTTCAGCGTCCACATCGAGCAGAGGGGGCAGACCGTGGCCAAGGTCCGACACCGCCGGGTGCTCGTGGACCGCGAACGGTTCCTGGCCAAGGTCCCCACGGCGGGCGCGTCGGCCTGA
- a CDS encoding helix-turn-helix domain-containing protein: MAHRVVTLLSPGANPFEFGVACEVFAIDRPELGIEWYDHRLAAVARPLVVNGGWTIDTPYGIEALEDADTIILPGGPCEAAAGTVAPLRRAYERGARLVSFCTGAFTLAAAGILDGRSATTHWMHADALCRRYPRIRFDPEVLYVDDGQVLTSAGTAGAIDLALHIVRKDHGARVANSVARRMVISPHRDGGQAQFVPTPVPDEPYRDSLQSVLEWMTEHLDEDLSVDLLAQLAAMSPRTLARRFRDVTGTTPVRWLTHQRVTRAQHLLETTDLPVETIAQRVGLGTGANLRIHFRRATGTSPAEHRRTHRRPASLTG, encoded by the coding sequence GTGGCGCACCGTGTGGTCACCCTGCTCAGCCCGGGGGCCAACCCCTTCGAGTTCGGGGTCGCGTGCGAGGTCTTCGCCATCGACCGGCCCGAGCTCGGTATCGAGTGGTACGACCACCGGCTCGCCGCGGTCGCCCGCCCGCTCGTGGTCAACGGTGGGTGGACCATCGACACGCCGTACGGGATCGAGGCGCTCGAGGACGCGGACACGATCATCCTGCCCGGTGGTCCCTGCGAGGCGGCGGCCGGGACCGTGGCGCCCCTCCGCCGGGCGTACGAGCGTGGCGCCCGCCTCGTCTCGTTCTGCACCGGTGCCTTCACCCTCGCCGCAGCAGGCATCCTCGACGGTCGCTCCGCGACCACGCACTGGATGCACGCGGATGCCCTGTGCCGGCGTTACCCGCGGATCAGGTTCGACCCCGAGGTGCTGTACGTCGACGACGGCCAGGTGCTCACGTCCGCCGGGACGGCCGGCGCCATCGATCTCGCGCTCCACATCGTGCGCAAGGACCACGGCGCACGGGTCGCCAACAGCGTCGCCCGTCGCATGGTCATCTCCCCGCACCGTGACGGCGGCCAGGCCCAGTTCGTGCCCACCCCGGTCCCGGACGAGCCGTACCGCGACAGCCTCCAGTCGGTGCTCGAGTGGATGACCGAACACCTCGACGAGGATCTGTCGGTCGACCTGCTCGCCCAGCTCGCCGCGATGAGCCCACGCACCCTCGCCCGCCGCTTCCGGGACGTGACGGGCACCACGCCCGTGCGTTGGCTGACCCACCAGCGGGTCACGCGCGCGCAGCACCTGCTCGAGACCACCGACCTGCCCGTCGAGACGATCGCGCAGCGCGTCGGCCTCGGGACCGGCGCGAACCTGCGGATCCACTTCCGGCGCGCCACCGGCACCTCGCCGGCCGAGCACCGCCGCACGCACCGCCGCCCGGCGTCGCTGACCGGCTGA
- the ptsP gene encoding phosphoenolpyruvate--protein phosphotransferase — MSTSLRGRPAAPGVAFAPAVVVGPVLGSDHDTNDPERGDPARERERLDAALTEAVSQLRALAQRVAHDIGEDEAEIFEAHADFGEDPELVDRARKAIAQGTGAVTATRNAFDGFRELLAASSSELLSARAADLDDVRDRVVALLLGRPTELTIPDEPSVIVAHELTPSQTAGIPRDRIAAVVTETGSPTSHAAILARALGVPAVVGVSGLLAVLTGGTTVAVDGRSGEVTIDPDAEARADLEARAAEEHDRRTSLDVLRDEPGRTADGRRVELAANLGGLEDLPAAVAAGAEGSGLLRTEVLYLDRVAAPSVDEQTEVIARILRTFPGHRVVVRTLDVGADKPLPFVARDDEPNPALGLRGIRLSLARPTLFRDQLRALLRAKAAVGSDGARLAIMFPMVSVPSELDAAREHLRAVAEEEGIGLDDVEVGVMVETPAAALSAERLAARADFLSIGTNDLLQYAFAADRLVAGVADLADACDPAILRLLGDVVAAGHRHGAWVGVCGEAASDPAVAVALVGAGADELSMTRVAIPEVKATLRAITQPEAEAALAEALTSDDATGARAVLAAAVDRAVAPA; from the coding sequence GTGAGCACCAGCCTGCGTGGACGCCCAGCAGCCCCCGGCGTGGCGTTCGCTCCGGCCGTCGTGGTCGGACCCGTCCTCGGGTCCGACCACGACACCAACGACCCCGAGCGCGGCGACCCGGCGCGCGAACGTGAGCGGCTCGACGCCGCGCTCACCGAGGCGGTGTCCCAGCTGCGGGCACTGGCGCAGCGGGTCGCCCACGACATCGGCGAGGACGAGGCCGAGATCTTCGAGGCCCACGCCGATTTCGGCGAGGATCCCGAGCTGGTCGACCGTGCGCGGAAGGCGATCGCGCAGGGCACCGGTGCGGTCACGGCCACCCGGAACGCCTTCGACGGCTTCCGGGAGCTGCTGGCGGCCTCCAGCAGCGAGCTGCTGAGCGCCCGCGCGGCCGACCTCGATGACGTCCGCGACCGCGTGGTGGCCCTGTTGCTCGGCCGACCGACGGAGCTGACCATCCCCGACGAGCCGTCGGTGATCGTCGCCCACGAGCTGACGCCGTCGCAGACCGCGGGTATCCCACGTGATCGCATCGCCGCCGTCGTGACCGAGACCGGCTCGCCCACGAGCCACGCAGCGATCCTCGCCCGGGCCCTCGGCGTCCCGGCGGTCGTGGGCGTCAGCGGCCTCCTCGCCGTGCTCACGGGGGGGACGACGGTGGCGGTCGACGGCCGCTCGGGCGAGGTCACCATCGACCCCGATGCCGAGGCACGCGCTGACCTCGAAGCACGCGCCGCCGAGGAGCACGATCGCCGGACGTCCCTCGATGTGCTCCGCGACGAGCCAGGCCGCACCGCCGACGGCCGTCGTGTCGAACTCGCCGCCAACCTCGGTGGTCTCGAGGACCTGCCGGCCGCGGTGGCGGCGGGCGCGGAGGGGTCCGGCCTGCTGCGGACCGAGGTGCTCTACCTCGACCGCGTCGCCGCGCCGAGCGTCGACGAGCAGACGGAGGTCATCGCCCGCATCCTGCGCACCTTCCCGGGCCACCGGGTCGTGGTGCGCACCCTCGACGTGGGCGCGGACAAACCGCTGCCGTTCGTCGCGCGTGACGACGAGCCGAACCCCGCGCTCGGCCTGCGGGGGATCCGGCTCTCGCTCGCCCGACCCACGCTGTTCCGCGACCAGCTGCGCGCCCTCCTGCGCGCGAAGGCGGCCGTCGGGAGCGACGGTGCCCGGCTCGCCATCATGTTCCCGATGGTCTCGGTCCCGAGCGAACTCGACGCTGCGCGCGAGCACCTGCGGGCCGTCGCCGAGGAGGAGGGCATCGGGCTCGACGACGTCGAGGTCGGTGTCATGGTCGAGACCCCGGCGGCCGCCCTGTCCGCCGAGCGTCTCGCCGCGCGGGCCGACTTCCTGTCGATCGGGACCAACGACCTGTTGCAGTACGCGTTCGCCGCCGACCGGCTGGTCGCGGGCGTGGCCGACCTCGCCGACGCCTGCGACCCGGCGATCCTCCGTCTCCTCGGTGACGTGGTCGCCGCGGGGCACCGCCACGGCGCGTGGGTCGGGGTCTGCGGCGAGGCGGCCAGCGACCCGGCGGTCGCGGTCGCGTTGGTCGGTGCGGGCGCCGACGAGCTGTCGATGACCCGCGTCGCCATCCCCGAGGTCAAGGCCACGCTGCGGGCGATCACGCAACCCGAGGCCGAGGCGGCGCTCGCGGAGGCGCTCACTTCGGACGACGCCACCGGCGCTCGCGCCGTGCTCGCCGCGGCCGTCGACCGTGCGGTGGCGCCTGCCTGA
- a CDS encoding HPr family phosphocarrier protein: MPERTVTLTNPTGLHARPAKVFARAAAAHDLDITVAKDGEPVNAKSVLSVLTLDGHHGDAITIAAEGPDADAVLDELERLVATGLGEEPA; the protein is encoded by the coding sequence ATGCCTGAGCGCACCGTCACCCTCACCAACCCGACCGGGTTGCACGCACGGCCGGCGAAGGTCTTCGCCCGGGCGGCGGCGGCCCACGACCTGGACATCACGGTGGCCAAGGACGGCGAGCCGGTCAACGCCAAGTCGGTCCTGTCCGTGCTGACCCTCGATGGTCACCACGGCGACGCCATCACCATCGCCGCGGAGGGCCCCGACGCCGATGCCGTGCTCGACGAGCTCGAACGGCTCGTCGCCACCGGCCTCGGGGAGGAGCCCGCGTGA
- a CDS encoding PTS fructose transporter subunit IIC: MKLVAVTSCPTGIAHSEMAAEALEVAARERGHEMHVEVQGAAGDPPLAASIIAEAQAVVFAVDAAVRDQDRFAGLPKVQVRTREAIDKAGEIIDRAVAIARDPAAAGADGSATTDDADVFASVTGSGGGRAEEARRWLMTGVSYMIPFVVAGGILIAISFAIADAVAITAPDMQIFVAGEGVQTPGDLGVGAVTWFAVALLAVGGTAFSMLVPILAGFIAYAMADRPGIAPGVVGGLIANQIEAGFLGGLIAGLLAGGIVMALKAIPTSGVVKRMMPILVYPIVGTVVVGLLMFLVIGEPVAAINAGLSSWLTGLSGANQIVLGLILGLMMAFDMGGPVNKVAYTFGIAALDAGNFQIMAAVMAAGMTPPLGLALATVIRRKLFTPAEQQAGQAAWVMGASFITEGAIPFAAADPLRVIPSLMAGSAVTGALSLAFGATLRAPHGGIWVIGVIGNGLLYLLAILVGTAVTAGLVIALKSARERSHVVPEAVHA; the protein is encoded by the coding sequence GTGAAGCTCGTCGCCGTAACCAGCTGCCCCACCGGCATCGCGCACAGCGAGATGGCCGCCGAGGCACTCGAGGTGGCCGCACGTGAGCGTGGCCACGAGATGCACGTCGAGGTGCAGGGCGCGGCCGGAGACCCGCCGCTCGCCGCCTCGATCATCGCCGAGGCCCAGGCGGTGGTCTTCGCCGTCGACGCTGCGGTCCGCGATCAGGACCGCTTCGCCGGACTCCCGAAGGTGCAGGTGCGGACGCGGGAGGCCATCGACAAGGCGGGGGAGATCATCGATCGCGCCGTGGCCATCGCCCGCGACCCGGCTGCGGCCGGTGCCGACGGGTCCGCCACCACGGACGACGCCGACGTGTTCGCTTCGGTCACCGGCTCGGGTGGTGGCCGCGCCGAGGAGGCCCGCCGCTGGCTCATGACGGGCGTCAGCTACATGATCCCCTTCGTGGTCGCCGGCGGGATCCTCATCGCCATCTCCTTCGCCATCGCCGACGCGGTGGCGATCACGGCGCCAGACATGCAGATCTTCGTCGCGGGTGAGGGCGTGCAGACACCGGGCGACCTCGGCGTCGGGGCGGTGACGTGGTTCGCCGTCGCGCTGCTCGCCGTCGGTGGGACCGCGTTCAGCATGCTCGTGCCCATCCTGGCCGGCTTCATCGCCTACGCGATGGCGGACCGGCCGGGCATCGCGCCAGGCGTCGTCGGCGGCCTGATCGCCAACCAGATCGAAGCTGGCTTCCTCGGGGGTCTGATCGCGGGTCTGCTCGCCGGTGGCATCGTGATGGCGCTCAAGGCCATCCCCACCAGCGGGGTCGTCAAGCGCATGATGCCGATCCTGGTCTACCCGATCGTCGGCACCGTCGTCGTGGGGCTGCTGATGTTCCTCGTGATCGGGGAGCCGGTCGCCGCGATCAACGCCGGCCTGTCCAGCTGGCTCACCGGCCTGTCGGGGGCGAACCAGATCGTGCTCGGGCTCATCCTCGGCCTGATGATGGCGTTCGACATGGGCGGCCCGGTCAACAAGGTGGCCTACACCTTCGGTATCGCCGCGCTCGACGCCGGGAACTTCCAGATCATGGCGGCCGTCATGGCTGCCGGGATGACGCCACCCCTCGGTCTCGCGCTCGCCACCGTGATCCGGCGCAAGCTGTTCACGCCGGCGGAGCAACAGGCCGGTCAGGCGGCGTGGGTCATGGGCGCGTCCTTCATCACCGAGGGTGCCATCCCCTTCGCGGCAGCCGACCCGTTGCGGGTGATCCCGTCCCTGATGGCCGGCTCGGCGGTCACCGGTGCGCTGTCCCTGGCCTTCGGCGCCACGCTCCGTGCGCCGCACGGCGGCATCTGGGTCATCGGCGTGATCGGCAACGGTCTGCTCTACCTGCTCGCCATCCTCGTCGGGACGGCTGTCACGGCGGGGTTGGTCATCGCCCTCAAGTCCGCTCGTGAGCGCAGCCACGTGGTCCCGGAGGCCGTCCATGCCTGA
- a CDS encoding PTS sugar transporter subunit IIA, which translates to MSTTITDLTGPQLVVDLEGATAEDPAAAIRALAGALAADGRVTDEATFVAAVLAREDETGGTGMGSGVAIPHAKSSAVARAAVAIGRASSGIDFGSEDGAPADLVFLIAAPEGADDLHVRVLSRLARRLIHESFRSAVRDATSPGAVITILEREVEL; encoded by the coding sequence ATGAGCACGACGATCACCGACCTGACCGGACCACAGCTCGTGGTCGACCTCGAGGGCGCGACCGCCGAGGATCCCGCGGCCGCCATCCGGGCGCTCGCCGGGGCGCTCGCCGCCGACGGCCGGGTGACCGACGAAGCGACGTTCGTGGCCGCCGTGTTGGCTCGCGAGGACGAGACGGGCGGCACGGGGATGGGCTCCGGCGTCGCCATCCCGCACGCCAAGTCCAGCGCCGTGGCGCGCGCCGCCGTCGCGATCGGCCGGGCATCGTCCGGCATCGACTTCGGTTCCGAGGACGGCGCCCCTGCCGACCTCGTGTTCCTCATCGCGGCGCCGGAGGGCGCCGACGACCTCCACGTCCGGGTGCTCTCGCGCCTGGCCCGACGGCTCATCCACGAGTCGTTCCGTTCGGCGGTCCGGGACGCAACCAGTCCCGGCGCCGTCATCACCATCCTGGAGAGGGAGGTGGAGCTGTGA
- the pfkB gene encoding 1-phosphofructokinase, protein MIVTLTPNPSVDRTFEVAEFTIGTVSRADAVRIEPGGKGLNVARTLVAGGHGVRAVVPVGGHDGELLSDELADRGVTVVAVPIARPVRTNISLVTPDGVVSKVNAPGPRLTGAEVRALRKATVAELAGAEWLAGCGSLPPGAPADLYATLVREAQAAGVRVAIDASGAALREAVAAGPDLIKPNREELAELAGRELTSFGDVLGAARELIGWGVGAVVASLGADGAVLVDTDGAWHATRPPIVPRSAVGAGDALLAGVLAAGGRGPEALRVGVAHGAAAALLPGTAAPAPSDVDLEAVTVTPVDHHRPLTEGAHR, encoded by the coding sequence ATGATCGTCACCCTGACCCCCAACCCCTCGGTGGACCGGACCTTCGAGGTCGCCGAGTTCACCATCGGCACGGTGTCCCGGGCCGACGCCGTCCGGATCGAACCGGGCGGGAAGGGACTCAACGTCGCGCGCACGCTGGTCGCCGGCGGACACGGGGTGCGGGCGGTGGTCCCGGTCGGGGGGCACGACGGCGAGCTGTTGTCCGACGAGCTGGCCGACCGCGGTGTCACCGTGGTCGCCGTCCCGATCGCGCGGCCCGTGCGGACCAACATCAGCCTCGTGACACCCGACGGGGTCGTCAGCAAGGTCAACGCCCCCGGCCCCCGCCTGACCGGCGCCGAGGTCCGCGCGCTCCGCAAGGCGACCGTCGCCGAGCTCGCCGGCGCCGAGTGGCTCGCCGGGTGTGGGTCCTTGCCGCCCGGGGCTCCTGCCGACCTGTACGCGACCCTCGTGCGTGAGGCGCAGGCGGCAGGGGTGCGCGTGGCCATCGACGCCAGCGGGGCGGCGCTGCGTGAGGCCGTCGCAGCCGGCCCCGACCTCATCAAGCCGAACCGTGAGGAGCTCGCCGAGCTGGCCGGCCGCGAGCTCACCAGTTTCGGCGACGTGCTCGGGGCGGCTCGCGAACTGATCGGCTGGGGCGTCGGAGCGGTCGTCGCCTCGCTCGGTGCCGATGGTGCGGTGCTCGTCGACACCGACGGCGCGTGGCACGCGACCCGGCCACCGATCGTGCCGCGCAGCGCCGTCGGTGCCGGCGATGCCCTGCTCGCAGGGGTGCTCGCGGCGGGTGGCCGAGGTCCCGAGGCGCTGCGCGTCGGCGTCGCCCATGGCGCGGCGGCCGCGCTCCTGCCCGGGACCGCCGCGCCAGCGCCGTCCGATGTCGATCTCGAGGCGGTCACCGTCACCCCCGTCGACCACCACCGTCCGCTGACCGAGGGAGCCCACCGATGA
- a CDS encoding DeoR family transcriptional regulator has protein sequence MYAEERRQAIADRARRDGRVEVASLADELAVTPETIRRDLTDLEHRGLLRRVHGGAIPVERFRSEPAVSERATLMTAEKRRIAKAALELVPPRGTILLDAGTTTGELAGLLPDRELTVVTNALPIAQLLSARAQISVLLVGGRLRGRTLATVDGWALRTLRDLRVDVGFVATNGISPARGLTTPDPAEAEVKAALIEASREVVLLADHTKVGEDHLVRYATLSQLDTIVTDTEVTEEVAADLATHGPRVVRA, from the coding sequence GTGTACGCCGAGGAACGACGTCAGGCCATCGCCGACCGCGCACGTCGCGACGGGCGGGTCGAGGTCGCATCGCTCGCCGACGAGCTCGCGGTCACCCCCGAGACCATCCGGCGCGACCTGACCGACCTCGAGCACCGTGGCCTGCTGCGCCGCGTCCACGGCGGTGCCATCCCGGTCGAGCGATTCCGCAGCGAGCCGGCGGTCAGCGAGCGTGCGACCCTCATGACCGCCGAGAAGCGGCGCATCGCGAAAGCCGCCCTCGAGCTGGTTCCGCCGCGCGGGACGATCCTGCTCGACGCGGGCACGACCACCGGGGAGCTCGCCGGGTTGCTGCCCGACCGCGAGCTGACCGTCGTGACCAACGCGCTGCCGATCGCGCAGCTGCTGTCGGCCCGGGCCCAGATCAGCGTCCTGCTGGTGGGAGGCCGCCTGCGTGGTCGCACGCTCGCCACGGTCGACGGGTGGGCGCTGCGCACGCTGCGGGACCTGCGCGTCGACGTCGGCTTCGTCGCCACCAACGGCATCAGCCCCGCTCGGGGACTGACGACACCGGATCCGGCCGAGGCCGAGGTCAAGGCAGCGTTGATCGAGGCGTCCCGCGAGGTGGTCCTCCTCGCCGATCACACCAAGGTCGGCGAGGACCACCTCGTCCGGTACGCCACGCTCAGCCAGCTCGACACCATCGTGACCGACACGGAGGTGACCGAGGAGGTCGCCGCCGATCTGGCCACCCACGGCCCCCGGGTGGTGCGAGCATGA
- a CDS encoding leucyl aminopeptidase, producing the protein MPTVASSATALVEQQADLLAVAAFSGEPAEAAGGDAASGAPAPPVLTEGATAAAAALGVDLPAELVAVGFDGSAGSTVRVPTRGSVPATTLLVAGLGPQASATADHLRRAAAAVVQAGSRSASLATDLHLALGGDLTLATEAVVEGLHLGAYRFVGYKSDSTPDQLETITLHGGDAAVVDAATAAGTVTATAVALARDLVNTPPQDKRPPALADRLVAEVEGTAVTARVLDEEALAEGGYGGLIGVGQGSTQPPRLVELSYAPEGATRHVALVGKGITFDTGGISLKPSTSMETMKMDMAGAATVAAVVTAVAALELPVRVTGLLALAENMVSGTATRVSDVLTMRGGTTVEVMNTDAEGRLVLADALVDACELEPDAVVDVATLTGAAVIALGERIGIVLANDDDLADDLLAAGAQAGEPFWRLPLGEEQYGEELEGAVADLRNVGGKGAGTIRAGLFLSRFVAEGTAWAHLDIAGVAWTDDASGYRSKGATGVPVRTLISWLRDA; encoded by the coding sequence GTGCCCACCGTCGCCTCCTCCGCCACCGCCCTCGTCGAGCAGCAGGCTGACCTGCTGGCCGTCGCCGCCTTCTCCGGCGAACCAGCCGAGGCCGCCGGGGGCGACGCCGCCTCCGGCGCGCCTGCCCCACCCGTGCTCACCGAGGGTGCGACGGCCGCCGCGGCTGCCCTGGGGGTCGACCTGCCCGCCGAGCTCGTGGCGGTGGGCTTCGACGGGTCGGCCGGCAGCACGGTGCGGGTACCGACGCGCGGCTCGGTCCCGGCGACCACGCTGCTCGTGGCCGGACTGGGCCCGCAGGCGTCGGCGACGGCCGACCACCTGCGGCGCGCGGCGGCGGCGGTCGTGCAGGCGGGATCGCGTTCGGCGTCGCTGGCGACCGACCTGCACCTGGCGCTCGGCGGGGACCTCACCCTGGCCACCGAGGCGGTCGTCGAGGGGCTGCACCTCGGCGCGTACCGGTTCGTGGGCTACAAGTCCGACTCCACCCCCGATCAGCTCGAGACGATCACCCTGCACGGCGGGGACGCCGCCGTCGTGGACGCGGCCACCGCAGCCGGCACGGTCACCGCGACGGCCGTGGCCCTCGCCCGTGACCTCGTCAACACCCCGCCGCAGGACAAGCGGCCGCCGGCGCTCGCCGACCGTCTCGTCGCGGAGGTCGAGGGGACGGCGGTCACCGCGCGGGTGCTCGACGAGGAGGCCCTCGCCGAGGGTGGGTACGGCGGTCTGATCGGCGTGGGACAGGGTTCGACACAGCCACCTCGGCTGGTCGAGCTGTCGTACGCGCCCGAGGGAGCCACACGCCACGTGGCCCTCGTGGGTAAGGGCATCACCTTCGACACCGGCGGGATCTCGCTCAAGCCGTCGACCTCCATGGAGACCATGAAGATGGACATGGCGGGCGCGGCCACGGTCGCGGCCGTGGTCACCGCCGTGGCGGCGCTCGAGCTGCCGGTCCGGGTGACCGGGCTGCTCGCGCTGGCCGAGAACATGGTGTCCGGCACGGCGACGCGGGTCAGCGACGTGCTCACGATGCGTGGCGGCACCACCGTCGAGGTCATGAACACCGACGCCGAGGGCCGGCTCGTGCTGGCCGACGCGCTCGTGGACGCCTGCGAACTCGAGCCCGACGCGGTGGTCGACGTGGCCACGTTGACCGGTGCCGCGGTGATCGCGCTCGGCGAGCGCATCGGCATCGTGCTGGCCAACGACGACGACCTCGCCGACGACCTCCTGGCGGCGGGTGCGCAGGCGGGCGAGCCGTTCTGGCGCCTGCCCCTCGGTGAGGAGCAGTACGGCGAGGAGCTCGAGGGCGCGGTCGCCGACCTGCGCAACGTGGGTGGCAAGGGTGCGGGGACCATCCGTGCCGGGCTGTTCCTGTCGCGGTTCGTCGCCGAGGGGACCGCGTGGGCGCACCTCGACATCGCCGGCGTGGCGTGGACAGACGACGCCTCCGGGTACCGCAGCAAGGGCGCGACCGGTGTCCCGGTCCGCACCCTGATCAGCTGGCTGCGCGACGCCTGA
- a CDS encoding thioesterase family protein: protein MRFGPPRGDSNTLELTVTDDLATHVVPGAPPLCTAPALLQAADEVARTLLTPHLETGEVATVVSLDIHLRGPLPVGAQLTLTATVASVTSGKLVCEVLVRRGSAIVARGSVEHLVVDGREYAGQIAEAAPTVTG, encoded by the coding sequence ATGCGCTTCGGACCCCCACGCGGCGACTCGAACACCCTCGAGTTGACCGTCACCGACGACCTCGCCACGCACGTCGTGCCGGGGGCACCACCCCTGTGCACGGCGCCGGCCCTGCTGCAGGCCGCCGACGAGGTGGCCCGCACGCTGCTCACCCCGCACCTCGAGACGGGTGAGGTCGCCACGGTCGTCTCGCTGGACATCCACCTGCGCGGCCCCCTACCCGTCGGCGCCCAGCTCACGCTCACCGCGACGGTCGCCTCGGTGACCTCGGGGAAGCTGGTCTGCGAGGTCCTGGTGCGTCGCGGCAGCGCCATCGTCGCGCGCGGATCGGTCGAGCACCTCGTCGTCGACGGGCGCGAGTACGCCGGTCAGATCGCCGAGGCGGCCCCCACCGTCACGGGCTGA
- a CDS encoding SRPBCC family protein, with the protein MRLEVSVEAAAPRQVVWDVLTAWERQSEWMLDAKSVEVLTPQREGVGVTIRCPTNLLGFTVEDVMRVTAWSPPDLLEVTHLGRIITGSGAFELVPLGADRTCVHWWEEVDPPLGALGEWGASTLVLPVLRRIFTRSLSNLAVLAEEAAADVSP; encoded by the coding sequence GTGCGGCTCGAGGTGTCGGTCGAGGCGGCAGCGCCACGGCAGGTGGTGTGGGACGTGCTCACCGCGTGGGAGCGTCAGAGCGAGTGGATGCTCGACGCGAAGTCGGTGGAGGTCCTGACCCCGCAGCGCGAGGGCGTCGGCGTGACGATCCGGTGCCCGACGAACCTGTTGGGCTTCACGGTGGAGGACGTCATGCGGGTCACGGCCTGGTCGCCGCCCGACCTGCTCGAGGTCACCCACCTCGGGCGGATCATCACCGGGTCGGGGGCGTTCGAGCTGGTCCCGCTCGGCGCGGACCGGACCTGCGTCCACTGGTGGGAGGAGGTCGATCCGCCGCTCGGTGCGCTCGGCGAGTGGGGTGCGTCGACGCTGGTGCTCCCCGTCCTGCGGCGCATCTTCACCCGGAGCCTGTCCAACCTCGCCGTGTTGGCCGAGGAGGCAGCGGCGGACGTCAGCCCGTGA
- a CDS encoding alpha/beta fold hydrolase produces the protein MFADIDGNTIQYLSYGEGPPVVFVHGLGGSANVWHGVMQAMKQHHHVMAMDLRGHGRSQGRGQFSIEGWAKDITKLIRHLELPSVTLVGHSLGTLVVQYLAEKEPELCDQLVLVGGISYFQPPTADAYRERADLVAEGGMDVLVDAWLEGAVSPQTHATSSASVGLLRELFLRNEPANYAKACKALASAPRVRRDEIGQPTLIVTGAHDRSTPLAMAEELRSSIPVSRVKVLPDVGHWIPVEAPGSLAATILEFLT, from the coding sequence TTGTTCGCCGACATCGACGGCAACACCATCCAGTACCTCAGCTACGGCGAGGGTCCCCCCGTCGTCTTCGTGCACGGCCTCGGCGGCTCCGCCAACGTGTGGCACGGCGTGATGCAGGCCATGAAGCAGCACCACCACGTGATGGCCATGGACCTCCGCGGCCACGGCCGCAGCCAGGGCCGCGGGCAGTTCAGCATCGAGGGCTGGGCCAAGGACATCACCAAGCTCATCCGCCACCTCGAGCTGCCGTCGGTCACCCTCGTCGGCCACTCCCTCGGCACGCTGGTCGTCCAGTACCTCGCCGAGAAGGAGCCCGAGCTGTGCGACCAGCTCGTGCTCGTCGGCGGCATCTCCTACTTCCAGCCGCCCACCGCCGACGCGTACCGCGAGCGGGCCGACCTCGTCGCCGAGGGCGGCATGGACGTCCTCGTCGACGCCTGGCTCGAAGGCGCGGTCTCGCCCCAGACCCACGCGACCTCGTCCGCGTCCGTCGGACTCCTGCGCGAGCTGTTCCTGCGCAACGAGCCCGCCAACTACGCCAAGGCCTGCAAGGCGTTGGCGTCGGCACCCCGTGTGCGCCGCGACGAGATCGGCCAGCCGACCCTCATCGTCACCGGTGCCCACGACCGGTCCACCCCGCTCGCGATGGCCGAGGAGCTGCGCTCCTCCATCCCCGTCAGCCGCGTCAAGGTCCTGCCCGACGTCGGCCACTGGATCCCCGTCGAGGCCCCCGGCTCCCTCGCCGCCACCATCCTGGAGTTCCTCACTTGA